A single window of Intrasporangium calvum DSM 43043 DNA harbors:
- a CDS encoding winged helix-turn-helix transcriptional regulator has translation MGRHLPGAGQYCPVSRALDVLGERWTLLILRDMLVGATRFNDIARGLPGLSRTLLATRLRQLERAGVIARDGTAYALTPAGRALEPLVFGMAEWGARWAFGDPEEHELDAELLVWWMHTRLDTSRLGGDRQVVHVRFADEPKRFWIVVERGVPSVCTVDPGFDVTLTISSDVRSLYRVWLGRLPLGAAMRSGAVAVDGPRDAVRQVGDVLRLSPVAPAVMGV, from the coding sequence ATGGGACGACACCTGCCGGGCGCGGGCCAGTACTGCCCGGTCTCACGCGCTCTCGACGTGCTGGGGGAGCGGTGGACGCTGCTCATCCTGCGCGACATGCTCGTCGGCGCGACGCGCTTCAACGACATCGCCCGCGGCCTGCCCGGCCTGTCGCGCACGTTGCTCGCGACGCGGCTGCGCCAGCTCGAGCGGGCCGGGGTCATCGCGCGCGACGGGACCGCCTACGCGCTGACACCCGCGGGCCGCGCCCTCGAGCCGCTCGTCTTCGGGATGGCCGAGTGGGGCGCCCGCTGGGCGTTCGGCGACCCGGAGGAGCACGAGCTCGACGCCGAGCTGCTCGTGTGGTGGATGCACACGCGCCTCGACACGAGCCGGCTGGGCGGGGACCGGCAGGTCGTCCACGTGCGCTTCGCCGACGAGCCGAAACGCTTCTGGATCGTCGTCGAGCGCGGCGTCCCGTCCGTGTGCACGGTCGATCCCGGTTTCGACGTGACGCTGACGATCAGCTCGGACGTGCGGTCGCTCTACCGGGTGTGGCTCGGCCGGCTCCCGCTCGGCGCGGCGATGCGCAGCGGTGCCGTGGCGGTGGATGGGCCCCGGGACGCGGTGCGGCAGGTCGGTGACGTGCTGCGGCTGAGTCCCGTGGCCCCTGCCGTGATGGGGGTCTGA